The following are from one region of the Mucilaginibacter terrenus genome:
- a CDS encoding response regulator, whose amino-acid sequence MAHEQICLVEDEDKVSSFIKKGLQENGYHVDVFADAAHALAALMEQSYNVVIMDVMLPGISGIDLCKQLRKHRPYLPVLMLSALDTVDDRVNGLHAGADDYLVKPFHFNELLARIEALLRRNHLPAEEDHILSFHGLKLNTWDKTAERDGKQIALTAKEYNLLELFLQNPNKLLSRDFILERVWGINFDTGTNTVDVYMNYLRNKIQKGFDQKLIHTVIGMGYILKA is encoded by the coding sequence ATGGCGCACGAACAAATATGCCTTGTAGAAGACGAGGACAAGGTTTCTTCGTTCATCAAAAAAGGATTACAGGAAAATGGCTACCACGTTGATGTTTTTGCCGATGCGGCACATGCGCTGGCTGCCCTGATGGAACAAAGCTACAACGTAGTAATAATGGACGTGATGCTACCAGGTATAAGCGGAATAGATTTATGCAAGCAACTGCGCAAACACCGCCCCTACCTGCCTGTACTGATGCTAAGCGCGCTGGACACTGTAGACGACCGCGTAAACGGGTTGCATGCCGGTGCAGACGATTACCTGGTGAAACCGTTTCATTTTAACGAGCTGCTTGCACGCATAGAAGCACTATTGCGCAGGAACCACCTCCCTGCTGAGGAGGACCATATCTTAAGTTTTCATGGCCTTAAACTAAACACCTGGGATAAAACTGCTGAACGCGACGGCAAGCAAATTGCACTTACCGCAAAGGAATACAACCTGCTGGAGCTGTTCCTCCAAAACCCCAATAAATTACTTTCCCGCGATTTCATTCTTGAAAGGGTCTGGGGGATTAATTTTGATACCGGCACCAACACGGTAGACGTGTACATGAACTATCTCCGTAATAAAATTCAAAAAGGGTTTGATCAAAAGCTTATTCACACCGTTATTGGTATGGGCTATATACTAAAAGCGTAG
- a CDS encoding phage integrase SAM-like domain and Arm DNA-binding domain-containing protein — MVYFKLLLNDKRLKADSIYPVVVRVTYQRKNTTFNTGIRIQADQWDVNSLQVRYQNPNAQIFNKAISEFYSRVQNIGFKLVDENDFSFALLKQRLEATDQPLSSKKATTFKIFTDQLITDMLSINQTGNAIVYRTASNRLLTYAQSPMLRFRDIDYKLLNGFKTRLIKDAVKQNTISNYFRTLRAIYNKAIKAKLIERAEYPFLDISVKAEKTAKRAMAIDELLAIMRITLEPRSPKWHARNYFLLSFSLIGASFTDLAYLRPTNLKKGRLTVCYGDVDHLIPGQTDQAIS, encoded by the coding sequence ATGGTTTACTTCAAGCTTCTTTTGAATGACAAAAGACTAAAAGCAGATTCAATTTATCCGGTAGTAGTGCGAGTAACGTATCAAAGAAAGAACACTACCTTCAACACAGGCATTAGAATACAAGCTGACCAATGGGATGTCAATTCACTACAAGTACGGTATCAGAACCCCAACGCCCAAATTTTCAACAAGGCCATTAGTGAGTTTTATAGCCGAGTCCAAAACATTGGGTTCAAACTAGTTGATGAAAACGATTTTTCTTTTGCTTTACTGAAGCAGCGGTTAGAGGCAACTGATCAACCATTATCAAGTAAAAAGGCTACTACCTTTAAAATCTTTACAGATCAGTTAATAACGGATATGCTATCGATCAATCAAACTGGCAATGCAATTGTCTATCGTACCGCTTCAAACAGGCTCCTTACTTACGCACAAAGTCCAATGCTTCGATTCAGAGATATTGATTATAAATTACTAAACGGTTTTAAAACCCGCTTGATTAAAGATGCCGTAAAACAAAATACGATAAGCAACTACTTCAGAACGCTTCGTGCAATTTACAACAAGGCCATAAAGGCCAAGTTGATAGAAAGAGCGGAGTATCCTTTCCTCGACATTTCGGTTAAAGCAGAAAAGACAGCAAAACGAGCGATGGCGATAGATGAGTTGTTAGCAATTATGCGCATTACGTTGGAACCGAGGTCACCAAAATGGCATGCTCGTAATTATTTCCTTCTTAGTTTTTCGCTTATAGGTGCGTCTTTTACAGATCTAGCTTACCTAAGACCAACTAACCTGAAAAAAGGTCGTCTGACTGTATGTTATGGAGATGTTGACCACCTGATTCCGGGCCAAACTGACCAGGCAATTAGCTGA